In one Desulfovibrionales bacterium genomic region, the following are encoded:
- the hslU gene encoding ATP-dependent protease ATPase subunit HslU, translating into METLTPRQIVAELDKYVVGQAEAKRAVAIALRNRWRRQQVPEELRDEIAPKNIIMIGPTGVGKTEIARRLAKLTQSPFLKIEASKFTEVGYVGRDVESMIRDLTELAVNMVKAEEREKVKVKAAEIAEEKLLDILLPPVRGTAPAPLSGTLPPEQPPQPSAERTETREKLRKLLRNGKLNDRYVDLEVSQRAVPVVEVFSAAGLEDMDINLKEMFGNLFPAKTKKRKVKVPEALEILAQEESQRLIDMDAVTEQARKRVEQTGIIFLDEIDKIASHEHGHGPDVSRLGVQRDLLPVVEGTTVNTKYGLVKTDHILFIASGAFHMAKPSDLIPELQGRFPIRVELKALGKGDFVRILTEPQNALVTQYQSLMATEKVELIFEPDGIEEIASIATVVNERTENIGARRLHTVMEKLLDEISFNAPEMTNMSFTITAGYVRDRLNEIVKDEDLSRFIL; encoded by the coding sequence ATGGAGACCTTAACCCCGCGCCAGATTGTAGCTGAACTGGACAAGTACGTAGTCGGACAGGCCGAGGCTAAACGCGCGGTAGCCATTGCGCTTCGAAACCGCTGGCGGCGGCAACAGGTTCCTGAGGAACTGCGCGATGAAATCGCCCCCAAGAACATAATCATGATCGGGCCTACGGGTGTGGGCAAGACCGAGATCGCCAGACGTCTGGCCAAGCTTACCCAGTCGCCATTCTTAAAAATAGAAGCCAGTAAGTTTACCGAAGTAGGCTATGTGGGCCGGGATGTGGAGTCTATGATTCGCGACCTGACCGAGCTGGCGGTAAACATGGTCAAGGCTGAGGAACGGGAAAAGGTAAAGGTCAAGGCCGCGGAGATCGCTGAGGAGAAACTGCTGGATATCCTTCTGCCGCCGGTGCGGGGAACCGCTCCAGCGCCGCTTTCCGGGACGTTACCGCCGGAGCAGCCGCCCCAGCCGTCAGCGGAAAGGACTGAGACCCGCGAAAAATTACGTAAGCTTCTTCGCAATGGGAAGTTAAACGATCGTTATGTAGATCTTGAGGTCTCACAGAGGGCTGTGCCCGTAGTTGAGGTATTTTCTGCCGCAGGCCTGGAAGACATGGATATTAATTTAAAAGAGATGTTCGGGAATCTCTTCCCTGCAAAGACAAAGAAACGGAAGGTAAAGGTGCCGGAGGCCCTGGAGATTCTGGCCCAGGAAGAAAGCCAGCGCCTGATTGATATGGACGCGGTTACGGAGCAGGCCAGAAAACGTGTTGAGCAGACCGGCATTATCTTTCTGGATGAGATCGACAAGATAGCCAGCCATGAGCACGGACATGGCCCTGACGTATCGCGCCTCGGCGTACAGAGAGACCTCTTGCCCGTCGTGGAGGGGACAACGGTCAATACCAAGTATGGCCTGGTCAAAACCGATCATATCCTTTTCATCGCCAGCGGGGCCTTTCATATGGCCAAGCCCTCGGACCTGATTCCCGAGTTGCAGGGCCGTTTCCCTATAAGGGTAGAACTAAAGGCCCTGGGCAAGGGTGATTTTGTACGTATTTTGACCGAGCCGCAAAATGCGCTGGTTACCCAGTACCAGTCCCTCATGGCCACGGAAAAAGTAGAACTTATATTCGAGCCCGACGGCATTGAGGAAATCGCCTCCATAGCCACAGTGGTTAACGAACGTACCGAGAACATCGGCGCGCGGCGGCTGCACACGGTCATGGAAAAACTTCTTGATGAGATATCGTTTAATGCCCCGGAGATGACCAATATGTCTTTTACGATAACGGCCGGTTACGTCCGTGACAGATTAAACGAGATCGTCAAGGATGAGGACCTCAGCCGGTTTATTTTATAA
- the hslV gene encoding ATP-dependent protease subunit HslV, protein MKNAPEDIRGTTILAVRHRGEVVVAGDGQVTLGNTIMKHQARKVRRLYQDKVITGFAGATADAFTLFERLEQKLEKHSGNLVRSVVELAKDWRTDRILRRLEAFLIAVDMEHSFLISGAGDVIEPDDGVLAIGSGGPYALAAARALVSSSDLDAESIAREAMRIAASVCIYTNEIIVVEKL, encoded by the coding sequence ATGAAAAATGCCCCGGAAGACATAAGAGGGACGACGATACTGGCCGTGCGCCACAGAGGAGAGGTAGTGGTGGCCGGAGACGGTCAGGTAACCCTGGGCAACACCATCATGAAGCACCAGGCCCGTAAGGTGCGCCGCCTGTACCAGGATAAGGTCATTACCGGTTTTGCCGGGGCTACCGCCGATGCCTTTACCTTGTTTGAGCGGCTGGAACAAAAGCTGGAAAAACACTCCGGCAACCTGGTCCGTTCCGTAGTGGAACTGGCCAAAGATTGGCGGACAGACCGGATACTTAGGCGCCTGGAGGCCTTCTTAATAGCCGTGGATATGGAACATTCCTTTCTTATTTCCGGGGCAGGCGACGTTATCGAACCGGATGACGGGGTTCTGGCCATAGGTTCCGGCGGCCCCTATGCCCTGGCCGCGGCCCGGGCCCTGGTCTCGTCTTCAGACCTTGATGCCGAGAGTATTGCCAGAGAGGCCATGCGCATTGCCGCTTCAGTCTGCATCTATACTAACGAAATAATAGTGGTAGAAAAATTATGA
- a CDS encoding Hsp20/alpha crystallin family protein — translation MPIVKWEPFRDLLSLQERMNRLFEESLGRTGKREELIQGSWAPPVDIYETAEAIVIQADLPGLNQEDIRVEMKDNTLALSGERRFQKDVKQENYHRIERSYGVFTRSFALPASLEADKIKAKFSNGVLEIIVPKQEEAKPKQIKVNIE, via the coding sequence ATGCCGATTGTCAAATGGGAACCTTTCAGGGATTTATTGTCTTTACAGGAGAGGATGAATCGACTTTTCGAGGAAAGCCTGGGCCGCACGGGAAAAAGAGAGGAATTAATCCAGGGCAGTTGGGCGCCCCCGGTGGATATTTATGAGACAGCAGAGGCGATAGTCATACAGGCCGACCTGCCTGGCTTGAATCAGGAAGACATCCGGGTGGAGATGAAGGATAACACCCTTGCCCTGAGCGGGGAACGGAGATTCCAGAAAGATGTTAAACAGGAAAACTACCACCGTATCGAGCGTTCTTACGGGGTATTTACCCGTTCTTTTGCCCTGCCCGCTAGTCTGGAGGCGGACAAGATCAAGGCGAAATTCTCAAATGGGGTACTGGAAATCATCGTCCCTAAACAGGAAGAAGCCAAGCCTAAGCAAATAAAAGTGAATATAGAATAA
- a CDS encoding acetylornithine transaminase gives MDAGKKDWMSLSDRYIMHTYGRSPVTLVEGKGCRVFDSDGKMYLDFVAGIAVCSLGHAHPEVAEAVRRQAQKLVHVSNLYYTVPQIELAELLIEHSFADQVFFCNSGAEANEAAIKLARKYSRDRFGEGRYEIICLQGSFHGRTLATLSATGQEKFHKGFEPLVDGFRHVPAGDLGAMKQAITAKTCAILMEPIQGEGGVVLFSPDYLPAVRKLCDAHGLLLILDEVQVGMGRTGTLFAYEHYGIKPDMMTLAKALANGLPLGAFLAREEVAGSFTPGTHASTFGGNPVVCAAATVVLKTLLEGNFLSHCREMGGYFKQGLEDLTARYPSLIKEVRGLGLILGLGLKVDGADFVTNLLDKGFLINCTQGNILRFTPPLIVTRTEIDLLLGALDEECRKRL, from the coding sequence ATGGACGCAGGCAAGAAAGACTGGATGAGTTTATCGGACCGTTATATTATGCACACCTATGGCCGTAGCCCGGTTACCCTGGTAGAAGGAAAGGGCTGCCGGGTATTCGACTCCGACGGGAAGATGTATCTTGATTTTGTGGCCGGGATTGCGGTCTGTAGCCTGGGGCATGCCCACCCTGAGGTCGCGGAGGCCGTGCGCCGCCAGGCACAGAAACTCGTACATGTCTCAAACCTTTACTATACCGTGCCCCAGATAGAACTGGCCGAACTGCTGATCGAACACTCCTTTGCCGACCAGGTCTTCTTCTGTAACAGCGGGGCAGAGGCCAATGAGGCGGCTATCAAACTGGCGCGAAAATATTCACGAGACCGTTTTGGCGAGGGCCGTTACGAAATTATCTGCCTCCAGGGATCATTTCATGGCCGCACTCTGGCTACCCTCTCGGCCACCGGGCAGGAAAAATTCCACAAGGGTTTTGAGCCCCTTGTGGACGGCTTTAGGCACGTGCCGGCCGGTGACTTAGGAGCCATGAAACAGGCCATAACTGCGAAGACCTGCGCCATCCTTATGGAACCGATCCAGGGTGAAGGCGGGGTCGTATTGTTTTCTCCCGACTATTTACCGGCAGTTAGAAAATTGTGCGATGCGCACGGGCTGCTCCTTATTCTGGACGAGGTTCAGGTCGGTATGGGCCGTACCGGGACCCTGTTTGCCTATGAGCATTACGGGATAAAACCGGACATGATGACCCTGGCCAAGGCCCTGGCCAACGGACTTCCTCTGGGCGCATTTTTGGCCCGGGAAGAGGTTGCCGGTTCCTTTACGCCGGGCACGCATGCCTCGACCTTTGGCGGCAATCCGGTAGTCTGTGCGGCCGCTACCGTGGTTCTAAAGACCCTGCTGGAAGGCAACTTCCTTTCACACTGCCGGGAAATGGGCGGATATTTCAAACAGGGGCTGGAGGATCTGACTGCCCGCTATCCTTCTCTCATTAAGGAAGTGCGCGGCCTGGGACTTATCCTGGGGCTGGGGCTAAAAGTCGATGGCGCTGATTTTGTAACAAACCTTCTCGATAAAGGTTTCCTCATAAACTGTACCCAGGGGAATATATTGCGGTTTACGCCGCCCCTTATAGTAACCAGGACGGAAATCGATTTGCTCCTTGGCGCCCTGGACGAAGAATGCAGGAAAAGACTATGA
- a CDS encoding argininosuccinate synthase — protein sequence MAEKVKKIVLAYSGGLDTSVILRWLKETYRCPVTAFVANIGQPEDWEALRKKAIDTGADKVYIDDLRDTFVRDYVFPAFRANVVYESGYLLGTSLARPLIARRQVEIARKEKANAVSHGATGKGNDQVRFELSYMAIDPGLIIIAPWREWDFRARQDLIKFARKHGIPVPTTKKKPYSCDCNLLHISYEGGILEDPWQEPPQDMFALTRSPEKAPSKPTYIEIDFAKGDPVAIDGLAIQPVDLLTGLNELGGLNGIGRVDIVENRFVGMKSRGVYETPGGTILRIAHQALESITMDREVMHIRDGLIPRYAEMIYYGFWFSPEMRLLQKTMDETQTTVTGTVRLKLYKGNCTVVGRKSEQSLYMQELATFEEDDIYRQKDAEGFIRLNGLRLKVQALQRKRRS from the coding sequence ATGGCAGAAAAAGTCAAAAAGATTGTGCTGGCCTACTCCGGCGGGCTGGATACCTCGGTCATACTGAGATGGCTTAAAGAGACCTATCGATGTCCGGTAACAGCCTTTGTGGCCAACATCGGCCAGCCGGAAGACTGGGAAGCCCTCAGAAAAAAGGCCATAGATACGGGCGCAGACAAGGTCTATATAGATGACCTGCGGGATACCTTTGTGCGTGATTATGTCTTCCCTGCCTTTCGGGCCAATGTGGTCTATGAGAGCGGCTATCTCCTCGGCACATCACTGGCCCGGCCGCTTATCGCCCGCCGCCAGGTGGAGATCGCCAGAAAAGAAAAGGCCAATGCCGTCAGCCATGGGGCCACAGGTAAAGGTAACGACCAGGTGCGTTTCGAGCTGAGCTATATGGCTATCGACCCCGGCCTGATTATCATTGCCCCCTGGCGGGAATGGGATTTTAGAGCACGTCAGGACCTCATCAAATTCGCCCGGAAGCACGGCATCCCCGTCCCCACTACCAAGAAAAAACCTTATAGCTGTGACTGCAATCTCCTGCACATAAGTTATGAAGGGGGCATCCTGGAGGACCCATGGCAAGAACCGCCACAGGATATGTTCGCCCTTACTCGCTCGCCGGAAAAGGCGCCGTCAAAACCGACTTATATAGAAATTGACTTTGCTAAGGGAGACCCCGTGGCCATAGACGGGTTAGCCATACAGCCCGTTGACCTCCTGACCGGATTAAACGAGCTCGGGGGGTTAAACGGTATCGGCCGGGTGGACATTGTCGAAAATCGCTTTGTGGGCATGAAATCGCGCGGGGTATATGAAACCCCGGGCGGGACAATCCTGCGCATAGCCCATCAGGCCCTGGAATCGATCACCATGGACCGGGAGGTCATGCACATCCGCGACGGCCTCATCCCCCGCTACGCCGAGATGATCTATTACGGTTTCTGGTTTTCGCCGGAGATGCGCCTCCTGCAAAAGACTATGGACGAGACCCAGACCACGGTGACGGGAACGGTGCGGCTCAAACTCTATAAAGGCAACTGCACGGTCGTAGGCCGCAAATCTGAACAGTCGCTTTACATGCAGGAACTGGCCACCTTTGAAGAAGATGATATCTATCGACAAAAGGATGCCGAGGGTTTTATACGCCTGAACGGATTGCGGCTAAAAGTGCAGGCCTTACAAAGAAAGAGGCGTTCATAA
- the argH gene encoding argininosuccinate lyase: MTQKKPWGGRFRQKTSGLVEEFTASIHFDRRLYPYDIEGSIAHCRMLARQKLITKDEARLIINGLRAIKKEIDRGQFLFTPSLEDIHMHIEKALVDKIGPAGEKLHTARSRNDQVATDVRLYLRDKVQEIIGLIKELQQSLVGLSRRYNDVIMPGYTHLQRAQPVLLAHHLLAYYEMLKRDRERFSECLKRVNVLPLGSAALAGTGLPIDRRYVAKLLDFPSVSANSIDAVSDRDFALEFLADCSILMVHLSRLSEELILWSSSEFSFIEIGDAFCTGSSIMPQKKNPDVPELVRGKAGRVFGHLLSLLTVMKGLPLAYNRDMQEDKEALFDAVDTVARVLTVYSAMLGQIDIRRDKINKAVRKGFLTATDLADYLVLREVPFREAHAIVGRIVRYCLDKGCELTDLSLDELKKFSDRVEADVFEYIRLEKSVESRASTGGTARRLVLAALKAAEKELK; encoded by the coding sequence ATGACACAGAAAAAACCCTGGGGCGGCCGGTTTCGCCAAAAAACATCCGGGTTGGTAGAGGAATTTACAGCCTCCATCCATTTTGACCGCAGGCTTTATCCCTATGATATCGAAGGCAGCATTGCCCACTGCCGGATGCTGGCCAGACAGAAGCTCATCACTAAAGATGAAGCCAGGCTTATCATTAACGGCCTCCGGGCCATAAAGAAAGAGATTGACCGGGGCCAATTTCTTTTTACCCCTTCCCTGGAAGACATCCATATGCATATTGAAAAGGCCCTCGTTGACAAAATCGGGCCGGCCGGGGAAAAACTGCATACCGCCAGAAGCCGCAATGACCAGGTGGCCACTGATGTGCGGCTTTACCTGCGGGATAAGGTGCAGGAGATTATCGGCCTGATTAAAGAATTACAGCAAAGCTTGGTAGGTCTGTCCCGCCGGTACAACGACGTCATTATGCCCGGATACACGCACCTGCAAAGGGCCCAGCCGGTGCTCCTGGCGCATCACCTCCTCGCTTATTACGAGATGTTAAAAAGGGACCGGGAGCGGTTTTCCGAATGTCTCAAGCGGGTTAACGTCCTTCCCCTGGGGAGCGCGGCCCTGGCCGGCACGGGGCTTCCCATTGACCGGCGCTATGTGGCCAAACTGCTGGATTTCCCCTCAGTCTCCGCCAACAGCATCGATGCAGTAAGCGACAGGGACTTTGCTCTGGAGTTTCTGGCGGACTGCTCTATCCTCATGGTACATTTGAGCCGCCTTTCGGAAGAACTTATCCTCTGGTCGAGCAGCGAGTTCTCCTTTATTGAGATAGGCGATGCCTTTTGTACAGGCAGCAGCATAATGCCGCAGAAGAAAAACCCTGATGTCCCGGAACTGGTACGGGGAAAGGCCGGACGAGTCTTCGGCCATCTTCTTTCCCTGCTCACCGTGATGAAGGGGTTGCCTCTGGCCTATAACCGGGACATGCAGGAAGACAAGGAGGCCCTCTTTGATGCGGTGGATACAGTTGCCCGGGTATTGACCGTCTATAGCGCCATGCTGGGGCAGATCGATATCCGGCGGGATAAGATAAATAAGGCCGTGCGGAAGGGATTTCTGACGGCTACGGACCTGGCGGACTACCTGGTTTTACGGGAAGTGCCTTTCCGGGAGGCCCATGCTATCGTCGGCCGGATAGTGCGTTATTGCCTGGATAAGGGTTGCGAACTTACCGACTTATCCTTGGATGAACTTAAAAAATTTTCGGATAGGGTTGAGGCCGATGTCTTCGAATATATCCGCCTGGAAAAGTCAGTAGAAAGCCGGGCCTCAACCGGAGGAACGGCCCGCAGACTGGTACTGGCGGCCCTTAAGGCCGCCGAGAAGGAGCTTAAGTGA
- the xerC gene encoding tyrosine recombinase XerC yields the protein MKKHISIFLSYLKIEKNYSPHTLRNYESDLLQFASFLGDKATIEAIDHLSIRNFLAHLYARNKRSSIGRKLASIRSFFRYLVKRGFLPHNPAELVSSPKQEKFLPTFLPVDEIFALVESPKGNEFLTLRDRAILELLYSCGLRVGELVAMNTDSIDFPLGIARVMGKGGKERIVPVGSRALEALKEYKEKSQKTMRKTGAQDVDPLFINSRGGRLTARSVERLVGKYGEMAGLFKHVYPHALRHTFATHLLDMGADLRSVQEMLGHVSLSTTQKYTHVGLDKLMAVYDSAHPKAKGNK from the coding sequence GTGAAAAAACATATTTCCATATTCCTTTCCTATCTAAAGATAGAAAAGAACTACTCTCCGCATACCCTGCGCAATTATGAGAGCGATCTTTTACAATTTGCCTCTTTTCTGGGTGATAAGGCGACTATTGAGGCCATCGACCATCTGTCCATCCGCAATTTTCTGGCCCACTTATACGCCAGGAATAAGCGTTCCTCCATAGGGCGCAAACTTGCCTCCATCCGCAGTTTTTTCCGTTACCTGGTCAAACGCGGGTTTTTGCCGCATAATCCCGCGGAACTGGTTTCCAGCCCCAAACAGGAAAAATTTCTGCCTACGTTCTTGCCTGTGGATGAGATTTTTGCCCTGGTGGAATCGCCGAAAGGGAACGAGTTTTTGACCTTACGGGACCGGGCTATCCTGGAACTCCTTTATTCTTGCGGTCTGCGTGTCGGTGAACTTGTGGCCATGAATACGGATAGCATAGATTTTCCCCTGGGTATAGCGCGCGTGATGGGCAAGGGTGGTAAGGAGCGCATCGTGCCCGTCGGCAGCCGGGCATTGGAGGCCCTTAAGGAGTACAAGGAGAAAAGTCAGAAAACCATGCGCAAAACCGGCGCGCAGGATGTGGATCCGCTTTTTATCAATAGCCGCGGCGGCCGGCTTACTGCCAGGAGTGTAGAACGGCTGGTCGGAAAATATGGCGAGATGGCCGGGCTATTCAAGCACGTGTATCCGCATGCCTTAAGGCATACGTTCGCCACCCATCTCCTGGACATGGGCGCGGACCTGCGCTCCGTGCAGGAGATGCTCGGCCATGTCAGCCTTTCTACCACACAGAAATACACCCATGTCGGCCTGGACAAACTGATGGCCGTTTACGACAGCGCCCATCCCAAGGCCAAAGGCAATAAGTAA
- the argF gene encoding ornithine carbamoyltransferase has protein sequence MKKDLLGINDLTKEDIRAIITRAMAFKKDKGDTSYRPLVGKTIGLIFEKASTRTRVSFEAAMFQLGGNVTFLSTRDTQLARQEPLADTARVLSRYLDGLVIRTFAQETVGELAAHATIPVINGLTDLYHPCQILSDVMTVIEKKGAIEDLKVAWVGDGNNVAHSWIEAAATLGFALSLACPRGYGPRTDVLEPALKKAQKPILLFEDPAKAVEGADVINTDVWASMGQEEEAAERRKVFRPYQINSELLRRAKGDTIVLHCLPAHRGEEITAEVLEGPQSVVFDQAENKMHVHKAILAMMIK, from the coding sequence ATGAAAAAAGACCTTTTGGGTATCAACGACCTGACGAAGGAAGATATACGGGCTATTATCACGCGGGCTATGGCCTTTAAGAAAGATAAAGGGGATACTTCTTACCGGCCGCTGGTCGGTAAGACCATCGGCCTCATCTTTGAAAAGGCCTCCACCCGTACCCGCGTCTCTTTTGAGGCCGCCATGTTCCAGCTCGGAGGCAACGTCACTTTCCTGTCCACCCGGGATACCCAGTTAGCCCGTCAGGAGCCGCTGGCTGATACGGCCCGCGTTCTATCCCGGTATCTGGACGGGCTTGTGATACGAACCTTTGCCCAGGAGACGGTCGGAGAGTTGGCGGCTCACGCCACCATCCCGGTGATAAACGGTCTTACTGACCTCTACCATCCGTGCCAGATTCTAAGCGATGTCATGACCGTTATTGAAAAAAAGGGCGCTATAGAAGACTTAAAGGTGGCCTGGGTAGGAGACGGAAATAACGTGGCCCACTCCTGGATCGAGGCCGCGGCCACGCTGGGGTTCGCCCTTTCCCTGGCCTGCCCCAGAGGTTATGGACCACGAACAGATGTCCTGGAACCAGCCCTGAAAAAGGCTCAAAAACCCATCCTGCTTTTCGAGGATCCGGCAAAGGCGGTAGAAGGCGCCGATGTTATCAACACGGATGTCTGGGCCAGCATGGGGCAGGAAGAGGAGGCGGCTGAGCGCCGGAAGGTCTTCAGGCCCTACCAGATCAACAGTGAACTGCTGCGCCGGGCTAAGGGCGATACTATAGTTCTCCACTGTCTGCCGGCACATAGAGGTGAAGAGATAACTGCCGAAGTCCTGGAAGGGCCGCAGTCGGTAGTATTTGACCAGGCCGAAAACAAAATGCACGTCCACAAGGCCATACTGGCCATGATGATTAAATGA
- the argB gene encoding acetylglutamate kinase — MEEWVEKARVLIEALPYIQTFYGKTVVIKYGGHAMVNNHLKKSFARDVVLMRYIGLRPIVIHGGGPQIGEVLKRMGIQSTFVQGLRVTDSETMSVVEMVLGGKVNKEIVTLINQSGGRAVGLGGKDGRLLQAKKMHVYQSRGEDLPPEIIDAGMIGEITAVDAAVLKALEDSQFIPVIAPIGVGAEGESYNINADLVAGAVAGALKAAKLILLTDVSGVLDKDGELVQSLTTEQAGKMLSDGFITGGMIPKVNCCLKALTEGVEKAHIIDGRIEHAVLLEIFTQSGVGTQVIP; from the coding sequence ATGGAAGAGTGGGTGGAAAAGGCCAGGGTATTGATCGAGGCCCTGCCCTACATTCAGACATTTTACGGAAAGACGGTGGTCATAAAATATGGCGGACACGCCATGGTCAACAACCACCTCAAAAAAAGCTTTGCCCGGGACGTGGTCCTCATGCGTTATATCGGCCTGCGTCCCATAGTTATTCATGGCGGCGGCCCGCAGATAGGCGAAGTTCTGAAACGCATGGGCATCCAGTCCACCTTTGTTCAGGGTCTGCGCGTCACGGACAGTGAGACCATGAGCGTTGTAGAAATGGTGCTGGGAGGCAAGGTCAACAAAGAGATCGTCACTCTTATCAATCAGAGCGGGGGCCGGGCCGTGGGTCTGGGCGGTAAGGATGGGCGCTTACTACAGGCCAAAAAGATGCATGTTTACCAGTCACGGGGGGAAGACCTGCCCCCTGAGATTATAGACGCGGGCATGATCGGTGAGATCACGGCTGTAGATGCCGCAGTCCTTAAGGCCCTTGAAGACAGCCAGTTTATACCGGTCATCGCCCCTATAGGGGTAGGGGCAGAGGGAGAATCATACAATATTAATGCCGACCTCGTAGCCGGAGCAGTGGCCGGCGCTTTAAAGGCGGCCAAGCTCATCCTGCTCACGGACGTTTCGGGGGTGTTGGATAAAGACGGGGAGCTGGTTCAATCGCTGACTACGGAGCAGGCCGGAAAAATGCTGTCTGATGGTTTTATTACCGGCGGGATGATCCCCAAGGTCAACTGCTGCCTTAAGGCGTTAACCGAAGGCGTAGAAAAGGCCCATATTATCGATGGCCGGATTGAGCATGCCGTCCTCCTGGAGATATTTACCCAGAGCGGGGTCGGCACCCAGGTCATACCATAG